One stretch of Thalassophryne amazonica chromosome 17, fThaAma1.1, whole genome shotgun sequence DNA includes these proteins:
- the apc gene encoding adenomatous polyposis coli protein isoform X1 — protein sequence MAAASYDQLLRQVEVLKMENSNLRQELQDNSNHLTKLETEASNMKEVLKQLQGTIEEESGEPSGSQLELIERLKEMSLDSAGFKNRSRPPLPPSSSSSLTSSSSGGSGTPGPLTTAAFPRRGLASAGRDSHDRCLEELEKERSLLLAELEKEEKEKDWYYAQLQNLTKRIDSLPLTENFTLQTDMSRRQLEFEARQIRSAMEEQLGSCQEMERRAQVRVSRIQQIEKDILKLGARLQVDRGQGSSDGSGLIGAQAPSNRLDHEPPNETNYSVPRRITSHLGTKVEMVYSLLSMLGTHDKDDMSRTLLAMSSSQDSCIAMRQSGCLPLLIQLLHGNDKDSLLLGNSRGSKEARARASAALHNIVHSQPDDKRGRREIRVLHLLEQVRHYCEACWSWQENHERDVDQEDNPVPSPVEHQICPAVCVLMKLSFDEEHRHAMNELGGLQAVAELLQVDCEMLGLSSDHYSVTLRRYAGMALTNLTFGDVANKATLCSMKGCMRAMVAQLKSESEDLQQVIASVLRNLSWRADVNSKKTLREVGSVRALMGCALEVQKESTLKSVLSALWNLSAHCTENKADICQVDGALAFLVGTLTHRSHTNTLAIIESGGGILRNVSSLIATNEAHRQILREHSCLPTLLQHLKSHSLTIVSNACGTLWNLSARDAKDQEALWELGAVGMLRNLIHSRHKMIAMGSAAALRNLMANRPARYKDASVVSPGAGAPSLHARKQKALFEELDAQQLSETFDNIDNLSPKAAHRKGRGYNGVGTGGGATRSYANTPVLSSPKNGDLTKRTNEDMPFARPLFSPSVRASSDSLNSVTSADGYGKRGQTKPSSEPFYSSDESGANKCCVYRKYPADLAHKIRSANHMADDDGTEIDTPINYSLKYSDEQLNSGRQSPNHRGGIESDNDEHEVRMRRRNDMSDAAASSSRMTSVPPPRYIVVTTPSYVSDSSTEQPIDYSLKYGASDTTHMPLYKPEEATAPSLPPPPPANKLHPPSNTTSRAVPKINQETLQTYCVEDTPICFSRGSSLSSLSSEEEEENDAIKRKKRSGSVISGGGTSSDYPTLPVSEKDSHVQQQRQQKEAESQTAAAAIPSTRGRRGHHHHHGHNNHHHHHHMTSSGTRTPKSPPEQPYAQETPLMFSRCTSVSSLDSFSSPSIVSSVRSSEPCSGVPSGVVSPSDLPDSPGQTMPPSRAKTPTLPPATQKTEEIQIKKDEESSTDILLHFATESTPHGFSRASSLSALSMDEPYIAAEMMKEEEEGGSEDRSEQQQSVAKPVLVESDDDDDIEILEACINSAMPKSTRKPKKQQQTTQRKPSQLPVYKLLPPQNRTQSHQRKDVAPPPEEVPQVYCVEGTPLNFSTATSLSDLTIDSPPNEEVAASTLIPLALSTSCQRRPAGLPEGENGDDILAECISSAMPKAKPRILSRVAANDEHLQAPPRPPPPLSQQQQKKKPTSPVKPMPHGAAYGILAAKAKPGFAFDSPRHYTPIEGTPCCFSRNDSLSSLDFDEDDGGEKDEEKKKEDARKRKQQTAAVVPRSKTTPNSIATDEKQKFAIEDTPVCFSRNSSLSSLSDIDQENNNKEFAPPPEQEDVNKPKSPSAESKPHVPVASGYTPKAFHVEDTPVCFSRNSSLSSLSIDSEDDLLQECISSAMPKKKKKAAAVHTSLTVPKSDDGILAEEEPSEVPRSPASPDSETFDWKAIQEGANSIVSSLNAAAAAASSLSRQPSSDSDSVLSLKSVGSPFRLPVGNSDAEEKEEEGQETMGVKRGARILKAGERSTLEVKKKEEEEDETKAVRGGKKAYISLITGKPRTESAVRGRSKPRATAASNAKAPGSNSAAEKAGTPSRDTTPSRSATATNQKGGKLSQLPRTASPGSAAVSSASKIKQGGAARSNGAILRSESASRLSSSVAAKKQKAEPEKPALVRQSTFIKDAPSPTLKRKLEESASAASAAALDSPSSPDTPLPAVTKKQDSSRSHSESPSRPHEAAASRFSRTGTWKREHGTSGAGNSGKHSTSLPRVGTWKRTGSSSSVLSASSESSEKGRSEEESAVRAKGTWRKVKSNTSDTSAEHSLSDKSEDVWVRLEDCPVNNPRSSSACSSSAAAHSPTAIPPVIDSSKLPSCSSSSSNLNLQRSCESLSDKPLPHSERQPQQRAQQRSGAVAARVSPFNYTPSPRKSSTDGTATSSTPAARPSLIPTPVTKKREPKSDEGSNGGGGERGSYIVTSV from the exons GTCCGTGTGTCTCGTATTCAGCAGATAGAAAAAGACATCTTGAAGCTTGGAGCAAGACTACAG GTGGACAGAGGTCAGGGATCAAGCGATGGCAGTGGATTGATTGGTGCTCAG GCCCCTAGCAATCGACTGGATCACGAGCCACCCAATGAAACAAACTACTCTGTGCCTCGACGAATCACCAGCCACCTGGGAACTAAG GTGGAGATGGTGTACAGCCTTTTGTCCATGCTGGGGACCCACGACAAGGATGATATGTCTCGGACGCTCCTCGCTATGTCAAGCTCTCAGGACTCATGTATTGCAATGCGTCAGTCTGGCTGTCTACCGCTACTCATCCAGCTGTTGCATGGCAATGATAAGGACTCTCTGTTGCTCG GTAACTCCCGTGGCAGTAAAGAAGCTCGTGCACGTGCCTCAGCAGCATTACATAATATTGTGCACAGTCAGCCTGATGACAAGAGAGGGCGCCGTGAGATTAGAGTACTCCACTTACTGGAACAGGTCCGCCATTACTGCGAAGCTTGCTGGAGCTGGCAGGAGAACCACGAGAGGGacgttgaccaggaggacaaccCAG TGCCATCTCCAGTGGAGCATCAGATCTGTCCAGCCGTCTGCGTCCTTATGAAGCTTTCTTTTGATGAGGAACATCGCCATGCCATGAATGAACTTG GTGGTCTGCAGGCAGTGGCGGAGCTGCTGCAAGTTGACTGTGAGATGTTGGGTCTGAGCAGTGATCATTACAGTGTGACGCTGCGGCGGTACGCCGGCATGGCTCTCACAAACCTCACATTTGGAGATGTAGCCAACAAG GCCACACTGTGCTCTATGAAGGGCTGCATGAGAGCCATGGTTGCTCAGCTGAAGTCTGAGAGTGAAGACCTGCAGCAG gTAATAGCAAGTGTTTTGAGAAACCTTTCATGGCGTGCTGATGTCAACAGCAAGAAGACGCTGCGTGAGGTTGGCAGTGTGCGAGCGTTGATGGGTTGTGCACTCGAAGTCCAGAAG GAGTCTACGCTGAAGTCTGTGCTGAGCGCACTTTGGAACCTATCAGCTCACTGCACTGAAAACAAGGCAGACATTTGTCAGGTGGATGGTGCATTAGCATTTCTGGTGGGAACACTGACACATCGCAGTCACACCAACACACTTGCCATTATCGAAAGCGGCGGTGGAATCCTTCGAAATGTCTCCAGCCTCATCGCCACCAATGAGGCACACAG GCAGATCCTGCGTGAGCACAGCTGCCTGCCAACACTGCTGCAGCATCTGAAGTCTCACAGTTTGACTATCGTCTCCAACGCCTGTGGGACACTCTGGAATTTGTCAGCACGTGACGCAAAAGACCAAGAGGCGTTAtgggagctgggggctgttggCATGTTACGCAACCTCATccactcccgtcacaaaatgattgcCATGGGCAGTGCGGCTGCCTTGCGGAACCTGATGGCCAACAGGCCAGCTCGCTATAAGGATGCTAGCGTTGTGTCACCAGGGGCTGGTGCTCCATCATTACATGCTCGCAAGCAAAAGGCTCTGTTTGAAGAGCTCGATGCACAGCAGCTTTCTGAGACTTTTGACAACATTGACAATCTCAGCCCCAAAGCTGCACACAGAAAGGGGCGTGGCTATAATGGTGTTGGAACAGGAGGGGGTGCAACACGTTCATATGCCAACACGCCGGTGCTGTCAAGCCCCAAAAATGGAGATTTAACAAAACGAACAAATGAGGACATGCCGTTTGCTCGGCCACTGTTTTCACCCAGCGTGCGAGCGTCTAGTGACAGCCTCAACAGTGTAACCAGTGCTGATGGGTACGGGAAGCGTGGACAAACTAAACCGTCATCAGAGCCATTTTATTCTTCGGATGAAAGTGGTGCCAACAAGTGCTGTGTCTACAGGAAATACCCAGCTGATCTGGCACACAAAATTCGCAGCGCTAACCACATGGCAGATGATGATGGCACAGAAATTGATACTCCAATTAACTACAGCCTCAAATATTCAGATGAGCAGCTGAATTCTGGCAGACAGAGTCCGAACCACCGCGGTGGGATTGAAAGTGACAATGACGAACACGAAGTCCGAATGAGGAGGAGAAATGACATGAGCGATGCAGCAGCAAGTAGCAGCCGCATGACATCTGTGCCGCCACCACGCTATATTGTTGTCACAACACCGAGCTATGTCAGCGATTCATCCACTGAGCAGCCCATTGATTACAGCCTGAAATACGGTGCTTCTGACACTACTCACATGCCACTTTATAAGCCAGAAGAAGCCActgccccctccctcccccctcctCCTCCAGCCAACAAACTTCACCCACCATCTAACACCACAAGTCGCGCAGTGCCAAAAATCAACCAGGAAACACTGCAAACGTACTGTGTAGAGGACACGCCCATCTGTTTCTCCCGCGGCAGCTCGCTTTCTTCACTTTCatcggaggaggaagaggagaacgACGCCATCAAAAGAAAGAAGAGAAGTGGTAGCGTCATCAGTGGTGGTGGCACCAGCAGTGACTACCCAACACTTCCCGTCAGCGAGAAAGACTCACACGTGCAGCAACAGCGACAGCAGAAAGAAGCAGAGagccaaacagcagcagctgccaTTCCATCAACAAGGGGACGGCGAgggcaccaccaccaccatggccacaacaaccaccaccatcaccatcacaTGACTTCATCTGGCACTAGGACTCCCAAAAGTCCACCAGAGCAGCCGTATGCTCAGGAAACGCCACTGATGTTCAGCCGGTGCACATCTGTCAGCTCACTCGACAGCTTCTCCAGCCCATCCATTGTTAGCTCTGTGCGCTCCAGTGAGCCGTGCAGTGGTGTACCCAGCGGTGTGGTCAGCCCCAGCGACCTGCCTGACAGCCCAGGCCAGACTATGCCTCCAAGCCGTGCCAAAACACCAACATTACCCCCGGCAACACAGAAAACTGAAGAGATTCAAATAAAGAAGGATGAGGAGAGCAGTACTGACATCTTGTTGCACTTTGCTACAGAAAGTACACCACATGGCTTTTCCCGAGCCTCCAGTCTGAGTGCACTCAGTATGGATGAACCCTACATAGCAGCAGAGATGatgaaagaagaagaggagggagggagtgaagacaggagtgagcagcagcagtcTGTGGCTAAACCAGTGCTCGTTGAatccgatgatgatgatgacattgAGATCCTGGAGGCATGTATTAATTCTGCCATGCCCAAGTCAACACGGAAACCAAAGAAACAACAGCAAACAACACAACGGAAACCCAGTCAACTTCCTGTCTATAAGCTTCTCCCGCCACAAAACCGGACCCAGTCCCATCAGAGGAAGGATGTAGCACCACCTCCGGAAGAGGTTCCACAGGTATACTGTGTGGAAGGGACACCACTCAACTTCTCTACCGCCACATCACTTAGTGACCTCACCATTGATTCACCCCCTAATGAGGAAGTAGCAGCCTCGACGCTGATACCTTTAGCTTTGTCCACTTCATGCCAGAGAAGACCAGCTGGGCTGCCTGAAGGTGAGAATGGTGATGACATCCTGGCCGAGTGTATTAGCTCTGCCATGCCAAAAGCTAAGCCCAGGATTCTGAGTCGGGTTGCAGCTAATGATGAGCACCTACAAGCTCCAcctcgtcctcctcctcctctcagtCAACAGCAGCAGAAGAAAAAGCCAACATCGCCGGTCAAGCCGATGCCTCATGGGGCAGCATATGGCATCCTCGCAGCCAAAGCAAAACCAGGGTTTGCCTTTGACTCCCCGCGTCACTACACACCTATAGAGGGCACACCATGTTGTTTCTCACGAAATGACTCACTGAGCTCACTGGACTTTGATGAAGATGATGGTGGTGAAAAggatgaagaaaagaaaaaagaagacgcAAGGAAGCGGAAGCAGCAAACAGCAGCTGTTGTTCCAAGATCAAAAACAACACCAAATTCAATAGCAACAGATGAGAAGCAGAAATTTGCCATTGAAGACACACCTGTATGTTTCTCCCGTAACTCCTCCCTCAGCTCATTGAGTGACATTGACCAGGAAAACAACAACAAGGAGTTTGCACCACCACCTGAGCAAGAAGATGTCAATAAACCAAAATCACCATCTGCAGAGTCCAAGCCACACGTTCCTGTGGCCAGTGGCTACACTCCCAAAGCCTTCCATGTGGAAGACACACCTGTGTGTTTCTCTAGAAACTCGTCTCTGAGTTCGCTGAGCATCGATTCGGAGGACGACCTGCTGCAGGAGTGCATCAGCTCTGCCAtgcccaagaagaagaagaaagctgCTGCTGTCCACACTTCACTTACTGTTCCGAAATCCGATGACGGCATTCTAGCTGAAGAGGAGCCCTCTGAAGTCCCACGAAGCCCTGCCTCCCCTGATTCAGAGACTTTTGATTGGAAAGCCATTCAAGAAGGTGCCAACTCCATTGTCAGCAGTCTcaatgctgctgcagctgctgcttcaTCTCTGTCACGCCAGCCTtcatcagactcagactcagtatTGTCACTCAAGTCTGTGGGCTCCCCGTTCCGCCTGCCGGTAGGAAACAGCGACGCAGAAGAGAAGGAGGAAGAAGGTCAGGAGACAATGGGGGTGAAACGTGGGGCGAGGATTCTTAAGGCGGGAGAGCGTAGCACCCTAGAGGTCAAGAaaaaggaagaagaggaggatgagACAAAAGCAGTGAGAGGTGGGAAGAAGGCATATATTAGTCTTATTACTGGGAAACCGAGAACAGAGTCAGCTGTGAGGGGGCGGAGCAAGCCCCGAGCAACAGCAGCAAGTAATGCAAAAGCTCCCGGAAGCAACAGTGCTGCAGAGAAAGCAGGCACACCGTCACGGGACACAACGCCATCTCGCTCAGCAACAGCAACCAATCAGAAAGGAGGGAAGTTGTCTCAGCTACCACGGACGGCATCTCCAGGAAGTGCTGCTGTTTCTTCTGCCTCCAAGATAAAGCAAGGGGGGGCGGCGAGGAGTAACGGTGCCATCCTCAGGAGTGAGTCTGCCTCGAGGTTGAGCAGCTCTGTGGCAGCTAAAAAGCAGAAGGCGGAGCCAGAGAAGCCAGCGCTCGTCCGTCAATCAACGTTCATTAAGGACGCACCAAGTCCAACGCTGAAAAGAAAGCTGGAGGAATCTGCATCTGCTGCTTCAGCAGCTGCGCTGGACTCGCCGTCCAGTCCAGATACACCGCTGCCAGCTGTGACAAAGAAGCAAGACAGTAGCCGCTCCCACTCTGAAAGCCCCTCACGTCCACATGAGGCGGCAGCATCAAGGTTCAGTCGCACAGGCACGTGGAAGCGGGAACATGGTACGAGCGGTGCAGGAAACAGTGGGAAACACTCAACATCACTGCCAAGAGTTGGAACGTGGAAACGGACAGGAAGCTCGTCTTCAGTGTTATCTGCATCATCGGAGTCCAGTGAGAAGGGGCGAAGCGAGGAGGAGTCAGCTGTGAGAGCAAAAGGAACATGGAGGAAGGTTAAAAGCAACACCAGCGATACATCGGCTGAACACAGTCTTTCTGACAAATCAGAAGACGTGTGGGTGCGGCTTGAAGATTGTCCAGTTAACAACCCGCGTTCCTCATCAGCATGCTCTTCTTCAGCTGCAGCTCACTCGCCAACCGCCATCCCCCCAGTGATCGATTCGAGCAAGCTCCCCTCCTGTTCGTCTTCCTCATCAAATCTCAATCTGCAACGAAGCTGTGAGAGCCTCAGTGACAAACCACTACCGCATTCTGAGCGCCAGCCACAGCAGCGAGCTCAGCAGCGCAGTGGTGCTGTGGCGGCTCGAGTCAGCCCATTTAATTACACACCCAGCCCGAGGAAAAGCAGCACTGATGGAACCGCCACATCGTCAACACCTGCAGCAAGGCCATCTCTCATCCCAACACCAGTCACCAAAAAGCGGGAGCCCAAAAGTGATGAAGGCAgtaatggtggtggtggggaacGCGGATCTTATATCGTCACATCAGTCTGA